The Fluviispira sanaruensis sequence ATGGTATTGTACAGTCATCAAGGATAAGATTAAGAGTATTTTCAACCTGATTTTTAGGTAATTTTAAATCATTTGAAATATCTGATAATATTTCTTGAGTGAGAAGAATTTCTTTTATAGCCATAATAGTTACTCGCAATTTATGGTAGCTGGACAATGCTTTCCGCTCTTAGGGAAAGCAAAACACACGACAGACACTACACTTTTTTTTTACAAAAAAAAACCGCTTAAGCGGTTTTTTAAAATTATTATCCGTTTTTATCAGATATTATTTTGCAGAATTTACAAGTTCTGTTCCAGAAAAGAAATACGCAACTTCGATTGCAGCATTTTCGAGAGAGTCAGAACCATGTACAGTGTTTTCACCAATACTGAGACCAAAATCCGCGCGAATTGTTCCCTTAGTTGCTTTAGAAGGATCAGTAGCCCCCATGAGTTCACGGTAAGCAGCGACTGCGTTTGTTCCTTCAAGAACGGATACAACCACAGGAGCAGAAGTCATATATTCACAAAGTTCACCAAAGAAGGGACGAGCAGAGTGAACTGCATAGAATTGCTCAGCTTCACGGCGAGACATGTGCATTGTCTTTGTAGCAACGACGCGAAGACCACTTTCTTCTATTTTAGTGAGAATTTTGCCTATAATATTTCTTTTTACACCATCTGGCTTGATGATTGAAAAGGTTCTTTCCATGATTATATACCTCTTAAATTGATAAAGAAAGCAAAGTTTAATAAACCCGTTGGGAGGCTATTTTTAAAATAGCTCTGATGTCAATAGAAAACAGAGAAAAGAGAAAAATCATTTTGTTTTCTACTCATTTTGGAAGCTACTTGTCCCCAATGGACTCTTTCATTATAAAGTCTTGCAAAATATGCAGCCATATACGGGGGCGCGGATTACCTTCATGAGAATCCCGAATAATTTCCTTTAAAATACGAATCAAAAAACAAAAATTAAATAAATCCTGAGAAGTTTCTGAACTCTTAGGTTTTAACTGAGAAGAGCCTATATTTTCGTCTAAACTATTATTGTAAAACTTAAAAAAAGTCGACTCTATTTCTTTTAATGTTGGCAAATATTTCTCGGGCATAACAACATCGGAAATTTTAACAGAGCCAAAATTATCCATTTTAATATTCATATTGTCTTCAATATCTGTCAAAGATGCATAATATTTCCGCTCGGTAAAATACCAAGCAAATCTGAGACTCACAATTATTGAAGCTATGTCTTTTAAACACGGTTGTTTTAATCTCCGATAAGTTGGATCATCAAAATGATCTGACTCATAATCCAGTAATATAAGGCCATCTTTACCAATTAAAATCTGACCAAGATGCACATTACCGTGATTTCTTATTCTCAAACCTAGATCATCTGCTTCCTTGATTTTTTCTATTATTCTTTCTACAAAAGAAGGAAGCAAATAAAATACTCCAGAATAAATTGGATATAATTCTTGCATCTCCAAGACTTTTTTCATTCTTTCATGCAATTTTTCAATTAAAATATCAAGCCATCTTGCCTTTGACTCTTCTGTATTTTGTTCTGGAGCTAAATCCGTACCACGAGGGGCAATGACCATTGCCTTATGGAAATCACCTAAAACGCGGCCAAGCGATTCGATTATATTTAAGACTTGATTCCACGCATCTTCAGAGGACCGCTCTTTTAATTTTTTAGGAAAACGAGCTTTGTGCAGTAAAGAAACAATTTGCGGGAATAAAGTACCATTATTTTGAATATATTTAATACCTATCGCTATATGTGATTTTTTAATATTGTGTGAATTGTACTCAAAAATACTTATTAATTTTGCGAAATTTAAAAATATATTCTGACTGCTTAAATAACTTAACAGCTCAACTTCAATTGATTGGGGATGTTCTTTTTCAATTGTTCTAAATATTTTATAAGCTATTTGAAAATCCAAGCGCACACAGGTATTTTTCGTATCACTCCAAATACCAATAGCGATAAAACTTGGCTCTCCTGTGCTTTTTTTATGAAAAAAAGTCCCCTTTTTTGCCGTCGGTAAAGGATTTTTCTGTTTTTGCGCCAAACGCCAGGATTCATAAAAGTGCCCATCCGCAGAGGCGTCTCGTAAGCTCCAAGGAGAGATGGTGATAAGATCTCCGTCCTCACTATATCTTGCTAAACGAAAGGGTAAAACAAACAGGTCAGAAATTCCTTCGAATTCGATTATAAGAAAACCAGCAGCGCCTTGTGCACTTGTTTCAAATAAACACACATCAAAGACTTTGCCTTTTGGTTCTTTTAAATGTTTAAACGGAAAATTACTCTGTTCTAACCAAGTTTGATGCGAAATAGCCTCTACAAGTTTCTCAATAATTTCAATAAAGGCATTCATATGTATTTTTCTTAAGTTAGTCTGTTACGATAACATCTTCTAAATCAGGAAATTCTTCTAATATATAATTAGAAATAGACTCAGATGTATAGGCCTGTATAGAACAACTCCCACAAGATCCTGAAAGTTCCAAAGTTAGTATATTATTATCTAAGCTAATAATATTTACTTCACCTCCATGTGCAGCCACACCGGGAGATATCTTTTCATCTATAAAACTTTTTACATTATTGTACTGAACCGAGTTTTTCATTCTAAATGACTACCTTTTTTTAAGTCTAATAACAAGCTGAGAATGCTTATTCTAGGAGCTGCCTAACTTACTGAGAAAGTTAACCCTTAAAATATTAGCATAGTTTGGTTCATGACGGAAGACTTGCGCCGAAAAGTATATCGTGTTGCAATAAAATTAGACGATATTTTCTATGAAGTTATCTCATTATTTATAAATTTTTGTGAGGAAATTCATGAGCGTTGCTCCAATTTCGAGCAAAATCAAGTTTAAGATGCTAATACTATTGATTAATTTTCTTTATAGCCAAAATATTTTTGCTTCATATTTTCCGCTAGAATTTGACGATGTTAACTCTTTACCCTTCCGTTTTAATAACGTTCCCACATCCTTATTCAATCTTTCTGGCTTGCCTCTCAATGCTTTACAGGTATTGAATGAGTCATACCGCTTAAGAATGCAAAAACAGATCTCAGATTTATGCCAAAGAGTTGATTATACCTACAAAAAACTCGATTGGGGCAAAAGCCCCTGCTTTTCATTGCCTTTGACATACAATTATGTCAGCGAAAATGGCAAACCCCTTGTCTATTGGGAATTTTCAGACAATTCATCTGGTTTTGATGAGAGCCAAAGACGCAATGTCACTCTCATCTTAGGGGGAGTTCATCCTGATGAGCTCACACCTGTTCATCTTGCCTTCCAATTTGCAGATGCTTTAAATAAAAATCCAAACTTGTATAAAGATTCTCGAGTTATTATTGCACCCCTTGTGAATCCAGACGGTTTTTTTGCAAATCCACCTAAAAGAACAAATTCGAATGGAGTGGATTTAAATAGAAACTTTCCAACTGCCACCTGGAGCAAATACGCATATCAAATATGGTATAACTCTAAAGATCGTGATAAAAGAAAATTTCCTGGAAGATTTCCAAACTCTGAACAAGGCACGCGCTTTCAAGCAGACTTAATCAATAAATTTCAGCCAAATAAAGTTATATCAATTCATGCTCCCCTTGCATTTCTCGACTTAGATTACGAAATACCCAAACTTCTAACAATTGGACCACAAACAGTACAACAGAAAAAAGCACGCAATTTAACGGAGCTCCTTTCAAGAAGTGCGGGCAATTATAAAATAAAAGATTTTGGAATTTACCCAGGCAGCTTAGGAAACTATGCTGGTAATGAAAGAGTTATTCCAACCATTACTTTAGAATTGAGCAGCAGCAATCCTAAACTCGTTAAGAAATTTTGGCGGGATTTTTCACCTGGAATTTTTAAAGCACTTAAATATGAATTTAAGAAACATCAATTAGACGATCTTCAAGCCTCAGCCCTATGGAAAACTTTGAATTGAGAGCAATGTATTAATCTCTTCCAACTAAAACTTGATATTTTTTACCTACTTGTTAAATAAATCAAGCTATCGTCATTTGATTGTTTATAGCATTTAAAAATTCAAATCACATACTGGATCTCAGACTCATGCCACTAAAATTCGATTACATTGCCAAGGATCCCCACTCAGAAGCAAGACGCGGACGTGTCCACACAGCTCATGGAACCATCGAAACCCCCGTTTTTATGTCCGTAGGGACGTTCGGAGCGGTGAGAACACTTGATCACACTGAAATCGAAGAAATTGGCGTGCAAATCATATTAGGCAATACTTATCACCTGTATTTGCGCCCAGGGCCTGAAATTTTAAAAGACGTGGGGGGGTACCATAAACTCATTGGCTGGAATAAACCTATTTTAACGGACAGTGGGGGATTTCAAATATTTTCTCTTCCTCATCAAAGAGTTATAGGAGAAAAAGGGGTTACTTTTAAAAGTTATATTGATCAAAGTTATAAACGCCTTACTCCGGAAAGTGATATTGCCTTTCAGGAAACAATCGGCTCCGATATCATGATGGTTCTTGATGTTTGCGTTCCCTCAACAAGTCCGTATGAAGTTTGCGTCGATGCCATGAAAAGAACCCACCGCTGGGCTAAACGCTGTAAACTGGCAAAAACAAGAGATGAAAATTCACTCTTTGGCATTGTTCAAGGTGCAATTCACGAAAATCTCCGCAAAGAAAGTGCCGAAACTTTAGTTGATCTTAATTTTGATGGTTATGCTGTTGGGGGATTAGCAGTTGGAGAAACCGATGAAGAACGTGAACATTTTACC is a genomic window containing:
- a CDS encoding NifU family protein → MKNSVQYNNVKSFIDEKISPGVAAHGGEVNIISLDNNILTLELSGSCGSCSIQAYTSESISNYILEEFPDLEDVIVTD
- the tgt gene encoding tRNA guanosine(34) transglycosylase Tgt, whose product is MPLKFDYIAKDPHSEARRGRVHTAHGTIETPVFMSVGTFGAVRTLDHTEIEEIGVQIILGNTYHLYLRPGPEILKDVGGYHKLIGWNKPILTDSGGFQIFSLPHQRVIGEKGVTFKSYIDQSYKRLTPESDIAFQETIGSDIMMVLDVCVPSTSPYEVCVDAMKRTHRWAKRCKLAKTRDENSLFGIVQGAIHENLRKESAETLVDLNFDGYAVGGLAVGETDEEREHFTNFTARLLPTQKPRYLMGVGTPHDLVRSVRAGIDMFDCIIPTNHARQGVAYTFSGKVKMRRVFHAREQSPIDPSCACYVCKRFTRAYLHQLTKCEEPTGWKLIAYHNTWFYERLMEKIRDTIVAGTFSQFAKDFLSHVEE
- the ndk gene encoding nucleoside-diphosphate kinase, yielding MIMERTFSIIKPDGVKRNIIGKILTKIEESGLRVVATKTMHMSRREAEQFYAVHSARPFFGELCEYMTSAPVVVSVLEGTNAVAAYRELMGATDPSKATKGTIRADFGLSIGENTVHGSDSLENAAIEVAYFFSGTELVNSAK
- a CDS encoding M14 family zinc carboxypeptidase, producing MSVAPISSKIKFKMLILLINFLYSQNIFASYFPLEFDDVNSLPFRFNNVPTSLFNLSGLPLNALQVLNESYRLRMQKQISDLCQRVDYTYKKLDWGKSPCFSLPLTYNYVSENGKPLVYWEFSDNSSGFDESQRRNVTLILGGVHPDELTPVHLAFQFADALNKNPNLYKDSRVIIAPLVNPDGFFANPPKRTNSNGVDLNRNFPTATWSKYAYQIWYNSKDRDKRKFPGRFPNSEQGTRFQADLINKFQPNKVISIHAPLAFLDLDYEIPKLLTIGPQTVQQKKARNLTELLSRSAGNYKIKDFGIYPGSLGNYAGNERVIPTITLELSSSNPKLVKKFWRDFSPGIFKALKYEFKKHQLDDLQASALWKTLN